The window ggggtcttcctgatccaaggatcaaactcatgtctcttaggtctcctgcattggcaagtgggttctttaccgctagcaccacctgggaatcccgtttttatttgtatattataggctgtgctgtgtcttccttgctgcacacaggctttctctagttgcagggagtggggcctactctttagttgcggtgcacaggcttctcattgcagtgacttctcttcttgcagatcacaggctctagTGGAGCAAGCTCCATAGTTGTGACTTGCTGGCTTTAGGGCAGGAAAGCATCAGTAATTGCATCACTGGGATGAATTATTTGGGGCTCTGAGGCTCTAGAGGAGCAAGCCTCAGTAATTGTGGAGCACAGCCTAAATAGTTGTGACTCATAGGCACTAGAGTACAGGCTTAGTAGCTGTCTCGcccaggtttagttgctccagggcatgtggaatcttcccggaccatggattgaacctcctgggcactggcaggcgggtggatattatccactgtgccaccaggcaagtccaaaaaaaatttctgatttaaaaaaaaaatgtaaattttaccaTCTTGGGACTTAAcctgtggtccaggggttaagattctCCACTTCCACCATTTAGGGCAGATTCCATCCTTTCtggagaaactaagatcctgaatgtctggctatgcaggaaaaaaatgaaaacttaaaaagggagaaaaaaattactttcttcACCATTCTTATGACCCAGTTCAGTAGTGCTGTCTATTCATATAGTTGGCCacagatctccagaactttttcatcttgaatACTGAAAGTCTGTATCCGTTAAACAAGTCCCCAGTCCCCTCCTCCCAGTTCCGGGAGGCCACCACccaattttctatttctatgcatTTGACTACTAGAGCTACCTAGTGAAGTAGAATCAcatagcatttgtcttttttgtgAGTGTTTTTTTTCACTAAGCATCATGTCTACAAGGTTCATCCATGGTgtagaaagtgtcagactttccttcctttctaaggttgcataatattccattgtatagctgtatcacactttgtttatccatttgtccgCTGCGGATGGTTGAGGATGCCTGCACCTCTTggttactgtgaataatgctgctacaaaCATGGTGTGCAAATACCTCTTCCagatcctgctttcaattcttgaGGACACACAGCCAGAATTGGGATTGCTAGATGGGAGGAATGCTTTTGAACCTAACCTGGGGTTACTGAAATCTCTTAGCTCCTTATGATGAGCTACACTTGTGAGTGTGTGAATGACCTGTGGAGAGAATAGACTCACCCCTGCCTTCCATCTATCTGTCTAAAGAAGAGGAGGTCAATGTCATGTACTGAGCACTGGACCCACCCCTGCTGGCCCTTTACAGGCACCTAACACACTAActtttgactgagtggatcacaataaactgtggaaaattcttcaagagatgggaataccagaccacctgacctgcctcttgagaaatctgtatgcaggtcaggaagcaacagttagaactggacatggaacaacagactggttccaaataggaaaaggagtatgtcaaggctgtatattgtcaccgtttatttaacttatatgcagagtacatcatgagaaatgctggactggaagaaacacaagctggaatcaagattgccgggagaaatatcaataacctcagatatgcagatgacaccacccttatagcagaaagtgaagaggaactaaaaaaccgcttgatgaaagtgaaagtggagagtgaaaaagttggcttaaaactcaacattcagaaaacgaagatcatggcatctggtcccgtcacttcatgggaaatagatggggaaacagtggaaacagtgtcagactttatttttgggggctccaaaatcactgcagatggtgactgcagccatgaaattaaaagatgcttactccttggaaggaaaattatgaccaacgtagatagcatattcaaaagcagagacattactttgccaacaaaggttcgtctagtcaaggctatggtttttcctgtggtcatgtatggatgtgagagttggactgtgaagaaggctgagcgccgaagaatggatgcttttgaactgtggtgttggagaagactcttgagagtcccttggactacaaggagatccaaccagtccattctgaagatcagccctgggatttctttggaaggaatgatgctaaagctgaaactccagtactttggccacctcatgcgaagagttgactcattggcaaagactctgatgctgggagggattgggggcaagaagagaaggccatgacagaggatgagatggctggatggcatcactgactcgatggacatgagtctgagtgaactccgggagttggtgatggatagggaggcctggcgtgctgcgattcatggggttgcaaagagtctgacacgactgagctactgatctgatctgatctgatctgaacacactaacagggagaaatatcagcaacctcagatatgcagattataccacccttcaggcagaaagcaaagaggaactaaagagcctcttgatgaaagtgaaagaggagagtgaaaaagctggctcaaaactcaacattcaaaaaacgaagatcatggcatctggtcccattgtgaagtgaagttgctcagttgtgtctgactctttgtgaccccatggactgtagcctgccaggctcctccattcgtgggattttccaggcaagaatacaggagtgggttgccatttccttctggtcccattacttcaaggcaaatagatggggaaacaatggaaatagtgacagactttattttcttgggctccaagataacttcagatggtgactgcagtcatgaaattaaaagatgcttgctccttggaagaaaagctatgactaacctagacagcatattaaaggcattactttactgacaaaggtctgtccagtcaaagctatggtttttccagtagtcatgtatggatgtgagagttggaccataaagaaagctgagtaccgaagaaatGATCCTTTTGagctatggtattggagaagactcttgagagtcccttggaccgcaaggagatcaaaccagtcaatcctaaaggaaatcagtcctgtatattcattggaaggactgatcctgaagccaaagctccagtactttgccacctgatgcgaagaactgactcactgaaaaagaccctgatgctgggaaagattgaaggcaggaggagaaggggatgacagaggacgagatggttggatggcatcgctgacttgatggacatgagtttgggcaaactcagggagtcagtgatggccagcatgctgcagtccatggggtggcaaagagttggacacgactgagcaactgaactgactgatttacTACACACAAACATCAGTGCTCACCCAGTCTGGCCTTCAGTAATTAAGACACAGACAAGGCCCCCGCTCTGCTGTCACCTCCAGCCCCATCCTTCTCCATGGCAGAGGGGCCCCATCTAGCCCAGTGCCCACCCCACCGGTCCAGATCAAGCCTGCTGAGAAGAAGAGTGTCTCTCCGCCTCAGGAAACCAAACCTAGGGCCCCAGGcccaggctctgtgcttccaagtaCACCTCCCTCAGCACCCAGAACCAACGCTGAGGCTCAGAAAATATacatgagaaggaaggagagatggtTCTCCCACAGGACTTGGTGAGCAGAGGGATGGGAGAGGCCTCAGTCAAGACCTTGAAAGTGTTCCTCAGGCCTAAGACATCTGCACCCTAATCCCCACCCTATCTTGAAGAGACAGCTGGGGACCATCCTGTGAGGGAGGGACCTGAATCCTCAGGACTCCTGCTGGCTCAGCCACATCCACCACGTCCCTCTGGCAACAGGTCTCAAAGTCATATGGCAGGTAAGGGGCAGGGTGTGGTTACCTGGGGCTCTGGGAGGGACACAGAGACATTTATAGCAGGGATTTAAGCCCGGGCAGCCAGTGCTGCTGCTTGTAACCTGGTGTCCCAGCCTTGCCTGAGACCCGGCCTCCCCAGGTCCCATCCTGACCCTCCGCCATCACACAGCCATGCAGGGGGCCTGTGTACTGCTGCTTCTGGGCCTGCGGCTACAGCTCTCCCTCGGCCTCGTCCCAGGTAACCGGGTGACTCCTGGCACCCTACTCACAGTGGGTGGCTCCAGGCTGACCTGACCTCCACTCTCCCCTTGAGCAGTCGAGGAGGAAGACCCCGCCTTCTGGAACCGCCAGGCAGCCCAGGCTCTTGATGTGGCTAAGAAGCTGCAGCCCATCCAGACAGCTGCCAAGAATGTCATCCTCTTCTTGGGCGATGGTGAGTGCGCTAGGCCGGTCCACCCCTGTCCCCCCACAACCCTGGAGCCCTGGGCTGCCGGCTGACCCAGGCTGGCCCCAGGGACTCAGACCTGACACAGTGTGTACCTTCAGGGATGGGGGTTTCCACGGTGACAGCCGCTCGGATCCTAAAGGGGCAGATGGCTGGCAAGCCGGGACCTGAGACACCCCTGGCCATGGACCAGTTCCCATACCTGGCTCTGTCCAAGGTAAGGGCCAAGTGGCCTCAGGGTGGTCTACACCAGAGGAGTGGGTGTGGGCCTAGGGAGCAGGGTAGAAGAGAAAGCCCAAGGAGGGTTGAGGGCTGAGATAGGGGCTGGGGGCTGTGAGGATGGGCCCAGGGCCTGGGTCAGGAGCTGGGTGTCTATGCCAGCAGAGCTGAAGGCATCTCTGTCCCCAGACATACAACGTGGACAGAGATGTACCAGACAGCGCAGGGACGACCACCGCCTACCTGTGCGGGGTCAAGACCAACATGAGGACCATTGGTGTAAGTGCAGCCGCCCGCTTCGACCAGTGCAACACGACACGTGGGAATGAGGTCACGTCTGTGATAAACCGGGCCAAGAAAGCAGGTGGGTTTGGGGGTCAGTTTCTTGGGCAGGGACAGGCTCAGAGACCTCGGTGGCCCACTGTGACCTCTGCCACCCTCAGGGAAGTCAGTGGGAGTGGTGACCACCACCAGGGTGCAGGATGCATCCCCAGCCGGGGCCTACGCGCACACTGTGAATCGAGACTGGTTCTCTGATGCTGACCTGCCTCCCGATGCACAGACATATGGCTGCCTGGACATCGCCACTCAGCTCGTCTACAACATGGACATTGATGTGCGACATGATGGGCACAGGGCGAGCTGGGCAGAGGGGGTGGGATACACTCTCAATACAGTTCCAGGCAACCCACAGTCCTGGGGTCTCGCAGGGTCTCTgttggtggggatgggggtcacCCTGTAGAAGTTAAGTGGTGGGGACAAACCATCCCACAGACCTGATTGGGGAGGCAGGGACTGTGTGAGGGGGGGTGAGTAAAGGGCCAGCCAGGCCCTGAACCCACTTGCCCTAATCTCTGGTCCCAGGTGATCCTGGGTGGAGGCCGAAAGTACATGTTTCCTGCGGGGACCCCAGACCCTGAATACCCAGATGACAATGGAGTCCGGAAGGACAAGCGGAACCTGGTGCAGGAGTGGCAGGCCAAGCACCAGGTGATGGGGGCTCATGGGTGTGGGGGTTCAGCGGGGCTGGGCCTGGGGTGTTGGGCTAATGGACTGAGGTCTGGTTTTGCCCTCCCAGGGAGCCCAATATGTGTGGAACCGCACGGAGCTCCTTAAGGCGGCCGATGACTCCAGTGTAACACACCTCATGGGTaacgaccccaccccacccacacctGCCCAGGATGGGTGCCATGGGCCCCCCATCCCCAGCTTGAGGGTCACCATTGGTCCCATTTCCAATAGGCCTCTTTCAGCCAGGAGAAATGGCCTATGAAATCTTCCGAGACCACACCACGGACCCATCcctggaggagatgacagaggcgGCCCTGAGAGTGTTGAGCAGAAACCCTCGGGGCTTCTTCCTCTTCGTGGAGGGTGAGTGTCAGCTCCTTGTGGATCAGAGGGGGAAGGGGCAGCACTCAGGGTGGGTCTGGCATCACTCACCTTCCACATGACTTTCTTGCAGGAGGCCGCATTGACCATGGACATCATGCAAACACAGCTTACTGGGCGCTGAATGAGACAATCATGTTTGACAATGCCATCGCCAAGGCTAGCCAGCTCACCAGTGAAGCAGACACACTGACCCTTGTCACCGCCGACCACTCCCATGTCTTCACTTTCGGTGGCTACCCACTTCGTGGGACCTCCATTTTCGGTAACCCCACAGAGAGTGGCAGGTCCTTGCCCCTAAGTTACTTGGCACAAAGTGTTCTGAACCAGTTCTGCCAACTGGAGTAATAATAGTAACTGCCCTACTTCACTCTGGTAAGGATTAAACCAGTGAACACACAAGAGGTGCCTCGGCTCAGCACACAGGAGGCGCCCAAAAGCTGGGGTCAGTGTGATAACGGGGTCCCCTCTCCCCTGCAGGGCTGGCCGATGGCAAGGCCAAAGATGGCAAGTCCTACACCTCCCTCCTATATGGCAATGGTCCGGGGTACCGGTTGGACGTGGGCCCACGACCTGATGTGAATGAAAAGGAGAGCAGTGAGTGCAGTGGGTGGGCCCTGGAGAGCAAGgtggggggatgggaggaggggaagacCTTACTCTGGAACTCCTGGGAAGTGGAGGtcgcctcccttccttccctgaacCACCTCCCTCCTCTCAGTGGACCCCAACTACAAGCAGCAAGCCGCAGTGCCCCTAGACAGCGAGACCCACGCTGGTGAGGACGTGGCACTGTTTGCACGAGGCCCGTGGGCACACCTGGTGCATGGCGTGCAGGAGCAGACCTTCGTGGCGCATGTCATGGCCTTTGCTGCCTGCGTGGAGCCCTACACCACCGACTGCCACCCTCAGCCCCATAGTGGTCCCTCGGACACCGCCCACCAGGCTGCCTGTCCATCCTCACTGGCACTGCTGGCcggggccctgctgctgctgctggtgcccaCCCTGCACTGACCCCCACCCACccgggcctcagggcctcctccccacccccaaccttgaTGGACCCAAAACACCCTGGAGGTTGAGGCCCTGACTTCCCTGTGAGAGCCACAGTCCTCAGTGCCCCAGACCTCAGTGACCTCGGCTATTTTGAGGAGCTGCCCCATATTCGAGGATATTCCAGGCAGGGCCTCAGACCACCCAGTCTCTTCTCCCCACCCAAGAGCCCTGCCTGAGGACCAGGCTGGCACCAAAGGTGTTCCCCACAGCAGACCAGTTCCCCACAGCGGACCAGAGCCTACGAGACCCCCACTGGGGGCTTCCGGGAGGCGTGTCTTCTGGTTGCCTGACTTCCAGGAGGCGTGGCTTCCGTCCTCCTGGAACCCACTCTGTGGGCACCTCGCTGGCCAAAGAGACATCTGGGGCCAGGAGTGCCAGGCGGCCCTCAACACAGTCTTCAGCAGCCCCTTCTAGGAACCCAGTGGTATCTTTACAGAGAGACAGCAACACAGAGGAGAGGAGACTTGTCCCAGGTCTCTCAGCTGCTGTGAGGGTGGCCCCGGTGCCCCTGGGAGATCCCAGGAGCAGcgggggagctgggggtggggacagaggcTCCGCCCTCCCGGGAGGGAGGAAGCAGCCCTCAAATAAACTGTTTCAAGTGTGATGCAGCAGTGATACTTGTGGGAAGAAAAGCCCTTAGCAGGTGGGGGCAcagagtgtgtgtctgtgtgaggggGGTGGTGATTCACATCAGGAGGTCAGCGAGGGGCTGATGAGAGGCTGACACTGAGCAAAGACCAAAGGCGGTGAGGGTGGGAGCAATGCAGGACAGCGGTGCAGGGGCCCCAAGGGGGCGTCAGCAGGGCCAGGTGAGGCCAGCATGGGGACCAGTTGGGAGGAGCAGAGCAGGTAAAGAAGGTCAAAGCTGAGGGAATGGGAGGATGGGGGAGGAGCAGGAACTTCATCCAGAGTGTGGGAGAGGAATGGAAGGCTGTGAACATAACATGGACATAAAAGGACTGGAAGATTCTAGAAAATATCATGCTGGCTActgagaagggagtgacagaggacaagatggttggatgaaatcaccaagtcactggacatgagtttgagcaagcctggGGAGGTAGTGAAGGGCAGGTAAGCTGTGTTTTTGTTTGAAGGCTGATGGATGGGGTGGGCATGGGGCAGAGGTGGGAGCTGGGGAACCAGAGAGGAagtacaagtgaaagtgaaagtttcgcatttcttcctttcttctggctgtgttgggtctttgctgCTAGTGGCCTCTCTCtagtggtgagtgggggctactgtctAGCTGAGGTGTGAGGGCGtctcgtggtggcttctcttgttgcagagcacaggctctatggtgtgtgggcttcagtaactgcagtttgtgggctcagttgttccacagcatgtgggatcttcccagaccatagattcaatccctgtcccctgcattggcagtcggatccttaaccactgaaccacaagggaagtccctaatatTTCTGAGCTCTAAAAACATTCCAGAGCAACCACTCCCAAAAAACTACACTGATTGCGTATGTAACTCATCCTAAGTATTTCAAAGATTTTAAAAGGGTGAAAATAGCCATATTTTCCAATAAATTTTACACAGAAATTTTACAAATTTCTTTGTACATTTCCAAAGTTGCAAGAAAGCATTTTGCCTTCACTAGAAATGTTAATAGAACCGAGTATGCTTCCTTATTTACTAAACTTTTGATTTAGCAGTGTAAAACATCGATTTGAAGGCCAGGCTCTCAGGGCTATTTACTGAAACTctgggttgttgtttagtcactcagtcatgtctgactctttgtgactccatggactgtagcctaccaggctcctccacccatgggattctccaggcaagaatactggagtgggttgccatttccttctccaggggatcttcccaacccaggaatcgaatccaggtctcccgcgttgcagacagacgctttaacctttgagccaccagggaagttatgaAACATTTATGTTTCATAAATGTGTTCAAAACCCAAGGGAACTCTGCATTTTCAAGCCACaggttttaaaagcaaattattcTGGAATTCATGGTGATCTCTGCACAGCTTTGAATATCCCAacaaccactgaactgtacacttgaaaagggtgaattttgtggtatataaattatacctaaaTGTTAAAAAGTTTCTGTTTCCAagttttttctaaatatgtaGGCATGAGGGATTTTATTAGCCAAACACTGTGTTGACCACAAGATCCTAGACACGTTCTCAAGCATCAGTTTGTTAAAAGTCTTGACCTTGAAGAGGCAGATGCAGGGGAAGTAtgcttttccaaattttattgGGTACTCAAGATGGACAGTGCTTGTCACCTCAAGAACTCTCAGCACATGGGTCTTTGAGAAAGGAAGGGAGTCAGGAAGAAAGAGGGCAGGAGGACTCACGCCAGCCCCCTTCAGTACCTTGCCAGTAACATGGCTCATAATGTGGGGCTGATCTGGAACATTCTCATGGTCACCCCCAATATCATTACCAAGTATCTATCATAAAGCTTCTCCTTGACTCAGACAATTTTGGTTTTAGAAAGTTAACACCACCAATTgcctccctcatagctcagttggtaaagaatacgcctgcaatgcaggagaccttggttccattcctgggtcgggaagatccactaaaGCAGGAatacactacccactccagtattcttgggctcccctggtagctcagctggtaaagaatctgcctgcgatgcagcagacctgggttcgatcccgggctTGGGAAgctcccttgaagaagggaaaggctatgcactccagtattctggcctggagaattccatggattgtatagcccatatggggccacaaagaactggacatgactgagcaactttcattttcaccactGATGGCTCTTACAGCATTGCATGTGTTCTCAAGGTTTCTGGATCTTCCCCATGGATGGACCAATGAGTGAGCTGTGCAGGTTCTGCTGCCTCTGCAGCTTTTTATCATCCAGAATCCTTTAACATCACAGCCTGTGGAGTAGCCATTCCATCAGTTGGCGCACTTACAGCGTTCTCCCCAAATGACACTGTTTTTGTTAAACAAACGATGAACTGTTGAAAACATATTTCCTGCTATATCTTACCTCTAGTGGCTCActcacagaaaaaaggaaaagaaaaatctggtCTGCGTATTTCATTATTGGAACAGAATCCAGCAAATACCTTAAGCTGAGATGTGTAGAAACATCTGTGCTTTCAGCCAACTATTCCTCCCACACTGGGTAATTTGCagtgacactttttttttccaatctacaGCACTGTTTTTTCTACATCTTCCAACAGTAATCATTGATGAAGAAATGCCTTCTGGTTTTTCCAAAGGCCATTTTCTGTTCACTGTTTTTGCCATTTTTACTGCAGCAGAAAGAATAAATGTTTGCCTGGTGTTAGGTGCTTTTTGTCTTATGCTATTATGTAAGAAACTTTAAAAGAGCCTTCTAAATATTCATCATTGcttaggaaaatataaaaaatactagTGGAACAGCAACACCACTGGGAAAGAACTCTTTGTGTCTGTCTTCATGTTGGGATAGCTTAGTTTTTTCATGTCTTTCTAAACAGGAGAGTTTCTGGCTGTTATTGGGAATACCTCAAATTGTGCAGAGCAAACTTCCCCCCAAGCAGCAATCTCAGAGAGGTATTGGGGTTGGGAGGGGCTCACAAACACCAGAGGAAGGGCACAGGCCTAGGTCCAAAGGCTGGAGGCCACCCAGAGTCCCCAACAGCTAGTAGGTCTGGGGCCTGACCTCCCTGCGCCACTaggggttggagggagggagaaggctcCGAGCGGCCACCAGCCACTGTAGGCACATCCGTCCATTACCGTCCCCTGTCCCCGCACACACGTGCCCGCCGCAGGCTGGGGAAGACCCCTGTAATAAAGCGCCGGGCAccgggcctggcacatagtaggccgtCAATGAAAGgctgtttctcttctcttcattGCTTGCCCCGGACCTGCTACAGCCAAGGccagatgggggaggggggaagcggAGGCCGGGAAAAGGAGGTGTGGTCAGTGCGGCGTCTGTGCGGGCCCTGAAGCCGCCTTCAGCTTTCCGCACTGGAACCAGACGCTCAAGAAGGCGCCTCGAGAACCAAACTTGGTCCTCGCGGATGTCCGCAGAGCCATCCCCGGCCCCGTCCTCTCTATTCAATGGCCAGAACCCTCAGCAGGCCCTTTGCCAAGCCCCCGCGCCGGCGCGCCGTCCCGCCCTGGATCAGGGAGA of the Bubalus kerabau isolate K-KA32 ecotype Philippines breed swamp buffalo chromosome 3, PCC_UOA_SB_1v2, whole genome shotgun sequence genome contains:
- the LOC129646877 gene encoding intestinal-type alkaline phosphatase-like, coding for MQGACVLLLLGLRLQLSLGLVPVEEEDPAFWNRQAAQALDVAKKLQPIQTAAKNVILFLGDGMGVSTVTAARILKGQMAGKPGPETPLAMDQFPYLALSKTYNVDRDVPDSAGTTTAYLCGVKTNMRTIGVSAAARFDQCNTTRGNEVTSVINRAKKAGKSVGVVTTTRVQDASPAGAYAHTVNRDWFSDADLPPDAQTYGCLDIATQLVYNMDIDVILGGGRKYMFPAGTPDPEYPDDNGVRKDKRNLVQEWQAKHQGAQYVWNRTELLKAADDSSVTHLMGLFQPGEMAYEIFRDHTTDPSLEEMTEAALRVLSRNPRGFFLFVEGGRIDHGHHANTAYWALNETIMFDNAIAKASQLTSEADTLTLVTADHSHVFTFGGYPLRGTSIFGLADGKAKDGKSYTSLLYGNGPGYRLDVGPRPDVNEKESMDPNYKQQAAVPLDSETHAGEDVALFARGPWAHLVHGVQEQTFVAHVMAFAACVEPYTTDCHPQPHSGPSDTAHQAACPSSLALLAGALLLLLVPTLH